Below is a window of Uloborus diversus isolate 005 chromosome 3, Udiv.v.3.1, whole genome shotgun sequence DNA.
ATATTGGCCATACAACTGGTTTGTTTTGTTCAACAGATTTTTCATTGCTCTGCTTTATAATTGAACTTGTTAGAACTTATAATTATGTTATATGTTCCACCAGTTGTccttcataaatttatttttcactgtttCATAAATCGAACCTTATTGAGAGAATAACTAGAATCAGTTTTCTTGTAGCATAACATCATCGGTAGAAAGTCCAAAGATTTAAGATAAGATTGTGATCGTCTTAAACGTACACATTTCAAGTCCAAAGAAAAAGGAACTAAACCCATATCACTTCATTTCagtaaacgttttcgaaactaTTTAAATCATTCTGCACCGCTTTTGCAAGATTTCCATTCCTTTCCTTTTCTTCGTTgatgcaggattttttttcttttctttttttcagacttttttttagttaattaaaattattgtatGAAATCTATATGCGCAATATAtattttgtgtgtgcgtgtgtgtgtgcatatgcaTAAATTGAAAAAGACGACAGGTATATAAAAGGATTTTTAagtaaaactgaaacaaaaaactaatgaaaatgcaATTGGTTACCAAAGAGTTGTATCAAATATGGACGCGTGGCACAAACAcccaaaattgtttttatgcggtctttttttatgcgatttttttgtgcgatttttttttttttttttttttttttgtgatgtattaaaattttaatcagattgggatttaattgaggtagtgagaagcaaaagaatgcaagtggactattttaagttttgagtaaaacacgtttaaagatcagattctaggtaggctttcattaatttttttttcaaaatcatgctatacagcagcacctaccaggactactagaacaatctcttgccccaagacagaggagagatttaCCTatcatttgtattggttatcgccaaatttttaatttcgccacttgcatccctttgcttctcactacctcaattgacgaaattatttttaaaacgagtaaAAAGGAATCATTGATCTGGATATtaaattgttgtttatttttaactgcttgatttcttttgtcttcatttgtttatttatatgaATTTATTATATTATCATTCTTGATCtacctttttttaatacagtttttgACTAACTGTCCATCATTTCTATGGAGGTTTGAATTTTTTCCAATCTTGCTGCGTTTTAATAATCATTGAAATTTCAACagctcttttaattaaaatttttggaaactcttCTCCCCATCAGGCCTTAAGGTctgaaaacttttcatattctAAGGGATCTGTTTAGTTTTCTTTATACCCTTAGACATCCTTCTTCAAGTATTATccttttattttatataaatttaaaaaaaaaaaagagtgcaaccctaaaaacataattttgagcgGTGTTTGGTTACGGCATGGAAAAAACAGAAAGGGAGGATTCAGGTCtcttccagaaaattttcgatattgaaatctcaaacatgcAGTTTTAGTCCATTATTGTTTGTATTAGTTAGAAGAAGGGAGCAGGGTTCAAAGTTTTCCctgatgaaattttcaaaattgaggcaAAAGATTGTAATTGTTGGTACTGTTAAGCGTAAGAGGGGAGAGGGGAGGTGCTAAGAtccctctgaaatttttttaaaaattaaaatcaattttaagctatctttgagaACGTTAAAGGATTAGAGGCTCCTCTCAGTAAATttagaaaatgattatttttaaaccataattttaagctatctttgttGGTAACGTTAAGATGGGGATATATGTGTGTCTCCGGTGCCATATCTCCTGAAATATTTTgatatgaaaaatgtaaaacgaGATTTTAGGCTATTTCTTTCATGACGCTAGgtgggagagggagggggggggggtggactaCTTCGGgcaagtttcaaaataaaagtctttaaaactatcTTTGGTAAAGATAGGAGATTCTTCTGCTCTTCTTTAAAACACTTTCGTCATTGAAGTAGtataaacgcaattttagactacgtttgctaatatttttaaaaaatgcttgggGTCTCCTCCCTAATTTTTTCTCgaaagtgaaattaattttaagtactCTATAGAAAATACTCGTTATATAAGCtaaaaagacaatttaaaaaaaataatttataacaattTCTATGCTTAAGATAACCTAATCCTGCTGTCATTAGTAACACTAAATTGTGTTTTGTCATTACTAATATTAAAGCTtccttttaaaatatcaattaagTTGCACCTTCTCTTTTTTGCTTGAAAACAGAAACGTAATagatattaatatttgattatattttgctttttctttttttactaaacgTCCACTTCTTGTTCTGGCAATCTTCTGCAGGTAGATTTGAGATTGCACAACTGgactatatcgtcgcctcaggatctcaggaataacagtaagatattctactgttgctttgaggtgacgatataaGAATTTGGGGTTTCATGACATCTTTTTTTCAATTGCTGAAACCCAATAACCAATATTCAGTATTCTTACAAGCTGCTCAGGTTAATTGGTGGTAGATGCTTACACTTTCGATCAAAGTAAATTTTCTAATTATCTTGTTTTCCTTAATTGGTCAGAAATATTTTCACCGGATTTCGGGTTTGGCGAACTCTTAGTGATAGGAAAAATAGTTCTTGTTCCTGTGTTCATCAACATCAGCGTCGGTGATCCTAAAACATCACCAGTAGGTGTATTTCTGTAAGCAAATAAATCTAAAAAATGGGATCACTGCCATTATGTTTACATATTTTAAgcagtttaaaaactgtttgaacTGATTTTTCCACCATTCAATTTGCTTGCAGGTATGCTTAAACTGGTAGTGGGAAAAGAATAAAGCAAGTTTAGAGAATAATTCGCTTTTTGTCGCGAAAATAATttcatcacaattttttttttaaacctagcagccaaagttttcttaaaaaaaaaaatattcgtttttctTCAACCATTCTTtctatttctgtattttttcagaaattttaattgtattgtaGTTTAATTTCAACTTAGAATCATACGTCTAATGTTATATGTTAGTCTCATTTTTTTACTACGtcatttctatatatatatataatcttgaTCATTTTTATCAGTAAAATGTATCATAAGTCCATAATAATTCAGTAGAGAATTAGTGAAATGAATAATGTATCCTTTCAGAGGtgtatttcattcactgtttctAAGTTTAAATGTGTGTTACTTTTTGCTCCGATAGCTGTAAGAAAGTGAATAGAGAGTGCACTGTTTGTAAAAAGTCTTATTAGAACTTTATTGAATAACAACTCATAAAAAACAagaacattattaaaatttatcaacaaataaTAATATGACTGGAGTTAACTCACTTTTCTTCACAGAAAACATATCAAAGTGAAGAATGtatcaaattatttcattttttttttcaatttaaaactatgtaaataaaaatgcgtttttgagTTCATAATGtacaaagaatttcaaaaaaaagtcatacCTTAGGCACAGAAAGAAACAATATGAAGATTGTCTTCTAACTGATGattcaaacaaaaagaaatattttacaccctgatattaaaaaagttataaaactaGTTTTAGCTACTAATTTTCTCTTGTCCGTTCAagattaaaaaatactaataaacgTGCTGTAGTGTTTCTTCAGTACGGCCAGCCACtgtcgaaacctttttttttttcaacacattttgaataagtaataaaattcacTTCAACAAGTATACAGGATAAACACAGTATGGGTTACGGGTAATGTCTTTACACCACTCTTGGCCTGCCTGCTTTCATTATtgcaaaattactgtttttttttaaatctgttaagctaggggaaaattattttaatctaaaatagTAATCATATCGAAATGTCCAGCATTTTGTGTGAACTACGCTTGTTATTACTTCAAGTAActgcttaaattaaaaatgtaaaagaaaatggGTAACCTTAATAAGAGTAGCTAACTAAGTCGTTATTTTAAACCTTTCAATTAGCTTTCACGCAACGAATGTGTAAATACGTTTTTGATCGGATTTTCGTCACTTTTAAGAAGGTTGTTTGAGGAAAATAGTGACTCAGTTTtctcattatttgaaaaatgattttggcAGCGATTAAAGTTACATGATAAttgaataaaactgaaataattacGAATTTTTCAAGCAAAGTCATTCTTGATAGTTCAATCCcctatttaatgttttaatgttaCGTATAAGCGCGTGAACCAAAAACAATTACGTTGAAAATGTGTTATCcttgagtaaaaaaattttttttttcttttggactcGCTCCTTTCAGCACAGTACACAATACTGAAGCCAAAACAGGGCAAATAAATAGCTaagattaaacatttttttgaaccTATTTGTTAATCTGACCACTGAACAATCGTTTATGTCAGACATGCTTCAAGAACAAGATACAGTAATGGTTGTACACAAAACATTcagaaatttttgcttaaataatACAAAGAGGAAAACTTCGTGAAACCGTCAATAAATGCGTTATAGCAATATTAACAAAGCGTATCAACAATAAATATGTGCACAAGGCCCAGCCTtcttttgaaaaaacataaaagtttcaCATGAATTTAGTATTTGGATCTAGATCTTGATTATTGTACACAAAGCGGTTATCACTAAAATGTGGATTTGATGAAATAAGTTGGTTGTCAAACGGCCCAAACACATCATTCATATCACCACTTCCACTATATGGCAACGGCTGTCTTTCTTTGACGAAACTGTTCTCTTGGGGAAAATGATGAATGGTTCCAAACATACCAACTGCATCAGGATTTGGGAGACTGAACGGGTAAGGAGGAACGTAATTCTGTAAAGAGGCTGGATTGTATGAACCTATGGATTTGGAAAAATGAGGGGGGATCATATTACTTCTATGGCTGTAGCAAATTGGATCCAGTGCCTCCAATGCCTCTTTTTCTTGCCGCATTCTTTTACTTTTATAGCGTCGGTTCTGGAACCAAATTTTCACCTGTGTCGATGTGAGTTTTAAAGTTGCGGCAAAGTGGTCCCTTTCTGGTGCAGAAAGATAACGTTGATAGGCGAATCGTCGTTCTAGTTCAGCTACTTGATCTTGAGAAAATAGCACTCGAGGTCGTCTTTTATTTCTTGTCCCGCGAGAAAAAGAACTCCCGGCTTGATGCTTTTCATTGGATTTACTTTTAATCCGTGGATTCGCTTCATTTTTTGTAGAAGAGAAAGTTATATctgaaatgaaaacaaagaaatcGTTAATATGAAGTATTATACGACATCTAGAACGTAGAGTGAAATAGCATTTAACCAGAAACATTTTCATCAAAGAAGAGGGCGGCCCAAATTCATTTCCTGATCTCATCACCTCACCAACAAGGAAGTTTTAACTAACGTTAAAATTTGCTCTTGTGAAAATGCTGTTTCAACCCTTGTTCTAGAGAATAAATTTTGGTACAGAATCTGTGAAGTGTTCAAATTAGTTCAGgcaaatgaatgtaaaaatttcacttttttatcgTTATTAGCACACATTGATAAAAGCAGAGGAATAGCTCTAAAAGTATCACTCAATTCTGAATGATAGAGAAAGGGANNNNNNNNNNNNNNNNNNNNNNNNNNNNNNNNNNNNNNNNNNNNNNNNNNNNNNNNNNNNNNNNNNNNNNNNNNNNNNNNNNNNNNNNNNNNNNNNNNNNGTGAAGTTtcgttattatatttttattgaagatTCGTCACAATGTTCAAATATTAGTATCAGAGTTGAAATAGTTTCTCTAGAGCTGCAAGTTTTTCTGATGTTATtcgctttgtttatttatttcgcGGTGTTAAACCATAGCATCTGTTTGTCTTAAGACAACTCTCAATAATTGATTTaatagtaatatatatatttttcatatcaTTCAAAGTTTTATATGTAATAGCACGTGCATAATGACGCAGTTTGTACCCATATAtcatattttacaacaaaaataaagtcccccccccccacctcttaaaaaaaaaagagaaagcattataaaaaaactgaaatgaatcagtgtaaatatttttcacctaagcttcaaaatatgaataacatgaaATATAAGAGGAAAATAAATGACGAAAGGTGCAAACGCTGGTAAAAAGGAATTCGGAAGaaaggaaaagtttttaaaaggtaAAAGTAATGAGAAGTATATCTGAACAAATTAAAGCGAAAAGTTGATAAATTAATGCTCTTTATGATTTGGCATCATACCAAAAACCGATTGAAATATGCAAATGTAACTAAAaaataggaaagaaaaaataaaaggaaaagatgCATCTAAAAATACACGAAATAAAAATACACGAAATTCCGTATTCTGCTCTattcttttacgcattttcttcacatttttttgcAATGAGGATCGCACAGAACAATGTGCGTATTTTActgaaagtttcaaaatttgGGCTTGgcgaaaaatatctaaaatcaaTATCGTTAAATTTACGTTAAACTACGTAATATTATTACGTATGTATATTTGCTGTTTTTACAACAGCATTAAGCTCATTTAGTGTGCACAAACTATGCATTATCTCTACTGCCAAATCCAAGTAAATTAAAATGTAGCTACTCCTATATCTGATTTTTCGACCAgagtttcttgtttttaaaaagaattgaaTCACTTTCGGAGGCGAAAGAGAACCAAGTATTTTTGTACTCCAAACTTTTATGATCTTCAGCACCCTTTTAAGAACTAGAAATTTCTAATGGCAGCCCAGTTTATTTGCATTATGTATCCGTACGTATAAatattgataccatggacacGGGCGGTACCCCGCGCCTCTCTCGGTGGCACCCACCTTGGGAATTGCTGAAACAAATCAATTTCAGTAGATCCTTTACAAGTTACACTTGCGGAGCAGCC
It encodes the following:
- the LOC129219120 gene encoding homeobox protein vnd-like, yielding MVKVCQDIGGPASFDIHELSDMLANCNPASRSNTPFSVKDILNLSDDQYFFNNASLDKILMDMNVNYNQNLVFPQEQRWDTEHAVGSNSFETLSFPESNEFKTTQIIAQTCSPSSSPASSIHSSSSVCGPIITTSFSSNSGPLSSSYPPAKIDGNSEQGNENINNQNLWSECKLNKRSDISARQASSARQVHNNITFSSTKNEANPRIKSKSNEKHQAGSSFSRGTRNKRRPRVLFSQDQVAELERRFAYQRYLSAPERDHFAATLKLTSTQVKIWFQNRRYKSKRMRQEKEALEALDPICYSHRSNMIPPHFSKSIGSYNPASLQNYVPPYPFSLPNPDAVGMFGTIHHFPQENSFVKERQPLPYSGSGDMNDVFGPFDNQLISSNPHFSDNRFVYNNQDLDPNTKFM